The following proteins are co-located in the Manihot esculenta cultivar AM560-2 chromosome 7, M.esculenta_v8, whole genome shotgun sequence genome:
- the LOC110618687 gene encoding secoisolariciresinol dehydrogenase: MSKACSAAISITKRLEGKVGLITGGASGIGAATAKLFLKHGAKVIVADVQDDLGHSLCQKLGSEEIITYAHCDVTCESDVRNAVDLAVSKYGKLDIMHSNAGLLSKAVGILDTDNEEFRRAFDVNVFGGFLAAKHAARVMIPAKKGSIIFTASYVSMTYLKAAHAYVSSKNAVVGLAKNLCVELGQYGIRVNCVSPYAIVTPLLKFGLGLMGKENEKIQEEIEAAGNLKQAVLEAEDIAEAALYLGSDESKYVSGLNLVVDGGCSLANPAIEMAVKRLHSS, translated from the exons ATGAGCAAAGCATGTTCTGCTGCAATCTCAATAACCAAGAG GCTAGAAGGAAAGGTGGGTTTGATAACTGGCGGAGCTAGCGGCATAGGTGCGGCCACTGCAAAGCTGTTTCTGAAACATGGAGCCAAGGTCATTGTTGCAGATGTTCAAGATGATCTCGGCCACTCTCTCTGCCAAAAACTGGGCTCAGAAGAAATTATCACTTACGCCCATTGCGATGTAACTTGTGAATCCGATGTCCGAAACGCTGTAGATTTAGCTGTCTCCAAGTACGGAAAGCTTGATATCATGCACAGCAATGCTGGACTTCTAAGCAAGGCGGTTGGAATCTTAGACACAGACAACGAAGAATTCAGAAGAGCATTCGATGTCAACGTGTTTGGTGGTTTCTTGGCAGCCAAACACGCTGCTAGAGTCATGATTCCTGCCAAGAAAGGTTCAATTATCTTCACTGCAAGTTATGTTTCAATGACTTACTTGAAGGCTGCTCATGCATACGTTAGTTCAAAGAATGCAGTGGTTGGTTTGGCTAAGAATCTGTGTGTAGAGTTGGGCCAATATGGGATTAGAGTCAACTGTGTCTCGCCATATGCAATTGTAACCCCACTGCTAAAATTTGGTTTGGGGTTAATGGGGAAGGAGAATGAGAAGATTCAGGAAGAGATTGAAGCTGCAGGGAACTTGAAGCAGGCTGTGTTAGAAGCAGAGGATATAGCAGAGGCCGCTTTGTATTTGGGAAGCGATGAGTCTAAGTACGTGAGTGGGCTGAATCTTGTGGTTGACGGAGGTTGTAGTCTTGCCAATCCCGCCATAGAAATGGCAGTGAAAAGATTACATTCTTCTTAG
- the LOC110619649 gene encoding secoisolariciresinol dehydrogenase, whose protein sequence is FVSSRLEGKVGLITGGASGIGAATAKLFLKHGAKVIVADVQDDLGHSLCQELGSEEIITYAHCDVTCESDVRNAVDLAVSKYGKLDIMHSNAGLLSNVVGILDTDNEEFRRAFDVNVFGGFLAAKHAARVMIPAKKGSIIFNASNVSMTYLKAAHAYVSSKNAVVGLAKNLCVELGQYGIRVNCVSPYGIVTPLLKFGFGLMGKENEKIQEEIEASGNLKQVVLEAENVAEAALYLGSDESKYVSGLNLVVDGGYSLTNPAIEMAMKRLHSS, encoded by the coding sequence TTTGTGTCTAGCAGACTAGAAGGAAAGGTGGGTTTGATAACTGGCGGAGCTAGCGGAATAGGTGCGGCCACTGCAAAGCTGTTTCTGAAACATGGAGCCAAGGTCATTGTTGCAGATGTTCAAGATGATCTCGGCCACTCTCTTTGCCAAGAACTGGGCTCAGAAGAAATTATCACTTACGCCCATTGCGATGTAACTTGTGAATCCGATGTCCGAAACGCTGTAGATTTAGCTGTCTCCAAGTACGGAAAGCTTGATATCATGCACAGCAATGCTGGACTTCTAAGCAACGTGGTTGGAATCTTAGACACAGACAACGAAGAATTCAGAAGAGCATTCGATGTCAACGTGTTTGGTGGTTTCTTGGCAGCCAAACACGCTGCTAGAGTCATGATTCCTGCCAAGAAAGGTTCAATTATCTTCAATGCAAGTAATGTTTCAATGACTTACTTGAAGGCTGCTCATGCATACGTTAGTTCAAAGAATGCAGTGGTTGGTTTGGCTAAGAATCTGTGTGTAGAGTTGGGCCAATATGGGATTAGAGTCAACTGTGTCTCGCCATATGGAATTGTAACCCCACTGCTAAAATTTGGTTTTGGGTTAATGGGGAAGGAGAATGAGAAGATTCAGGAAGAGATTGAAGCTTCAGGGAACTTGAAGCAGGTTGTGTTAGAAGCAGAGAATGTAGCAGAGGCTGCTTTGTATTTGGGAAGCGATGAGTCTAAGTACGTGAGTGGGCTGAATCTTGTGGTTGACGGAGGTTATAGTCTTACCAATCCCGCCATTGAAATGGCAATGAAAAGATTACATTCTTCTTAG